The Hahella sp. HNIBRBA332 genome window below encodes:
- the trpB gene encoding tryptophan synthase subunit beta, with product MIRSNNGMFGSFGGRYAPEILTPALMELERLFFSLRDDPDFWREYQTLAQHFSGRPTPLTPCERLSQAIGGAQIWLKREDLNHSGAHKVNNVLGQGLLVRRMGKRRVIAETGAGQHGLATAIMAARLGLECRIYMGADDIERQYGNVFWMRRLGAEVVPVSTGARTLKEAMDEALRDWAASFEDTHYVLGTACGPAPFPELVAYFQSIIGKELQQQALAQIGRNPDSVVACVGGGSNALGAFAPYIDQSDVELIGVEAGGRSREEGQHSIRLQEGTGEDGIAQGFKTLFLQNADGQLGHTHSVAAGLDYVGVSPILADLAQRGRLTPDSATDEEALTAFETLLRHEGIIPALESSHALAGGFRRAAQMSPNEHVVINLSGRGDKDIFNVARAFPHPDWSAFLQRELARQPDFTTQTTQGENANNVA from the coding sequence ATGATCCGCAGCAACAACGGTATGTTCGGCAGCTTCGGCGGCCGCTACGCCCCGGAAATACTGACGCCCGCTCTGATGGAGCTGGAACGCCTATTTTTCAGTTTGCGCGACGATCCTGACTTCTGGCGAGAATATCAGACTCTGGCGCAACACTTCAGCGGCAGGCCCACGCCTCTCACTCCCTGCGAACGCCTGTCTCAGGCGATTGGCGGCGCGCAGATCTGGTTAAAACGGGAAGACCTCAATCACTCCGGCGCCCACAAAGTGAATAACGTACTGGGCCAAGGCCTCTTGGTCCGGCGCATGGGCAAACGCAGGGTGATCGCAGAAACCGGGGCCGGTCAGCATGGATTGGCCACGGCGATCATGGCTGCACGGCTGGGCCTGGAATGCCGTATTTATATGGGGGCGGACGACATTGAGCGTCAATATGGCAATGTGTTCTGGATGCGTCGCCTGGGCGCAGAGGTGGTTCCCGTCTCCACTGGCGCTCGCACCCTGAAAGAAGCCATGGACGAAGCGTTGCGGGACTGGGCCGCCAGTTTCGAAGACACCCACTACGTGCTCGGCACCGCCTGTGGACCCGCGCCTTTCCCGGAGTTGGTCGCGTATTTCCAGAGTATTATCGGCAAAGAATTACAGCAGCAGGCTTTAGCCCAAATCGGTCGTAATCCTGACAGCGTCGTTGCCTGCGTCGGCGGCGGCAGTAACGCCCTCGGCGCGTTCGCGCCCTATATCGACCAAAGTGACGTTGAGTTGATAGGCGTGGAAGCCGGCGGACGCAGCCGCGAAGAGGGCCAGCACTCCATTCGTCTTCAGGAAGGAACCGGCGAAGACGGCATTGCCCAGGGCTTCAAAACGCTCTTCTTACAGAACGCCGACGGGCAACTTGGGCACACGCACAGCGTGGCGGCGGGACTAGACTATGTCGGCGTATCGCCAATTCTGGCGGACCTCGCCCAACGCGGGCGATTAACGCCGGATTCCGCAACCGACGAAGAAGCCCTGACGGCGTTTGAGACATTACTGCGCCACGAAGGCATCATCCCGGCGCTGGAATCCTCCCATGCATTGGCGGGCGGGTTCCGACGCGCGGCTCAGATGTCGCCCAACGAACATGTGGTGATTAATTTAAGCGGGCGCGGCGACAAAGATATTTTCAATGTGGCCCGCGCTTTCCCTCATCCAGATTGGTCCGCCTTCCTGCAACGCGAGCTGGCTCGCCAACCGGATTTCACAACTCAAACAACGCAAGGGGAGAACGCCAACAATGTTGCCTGA
- a CDS encoding NAD(P)H-binding protein, whose protein sequence is MKILLTGAGGFIASVVLEKLLEQGCQVVAVARRRANIPVTEAVSFIQADLQNLTRMEDWSPMLRGVDAVINCAGILREMRKGDFDLVHFEAPKALAEACIQNGVERFVQISALGTEQDGGFITSKHKFDEYLLRALPTAVVLRPSVVLSERGSYGGTSLLRALAALPGVLFVPGDGDQKIQPILLEDLACLVAQAATGASDAQSLEQTSGVAYTVGPEVVTLKEYLTLMRRWLKFPDAQIVSAPLSLVGAAVWIGRRLGAGPLNDTVWGMLQRGNYAESGAYERSCEKFDYAPRSVKGYLQTSASFVQDRWHARLYLLREPIWLTLVVVWLLSGIAGFAAQPETFSPILKTMGLPEFLWLPMVWFTSAVDLALGAFLLSRRHMALAGKLMLACTLGYTLALGLLAPSVWLEPLGGLLKNLPLLCLLSVFLAVEKLR, encoded by the coding sequence ATGAAGATATTGCTGACCGGCGCCGGCGGTTTCATCGCCAGCGTCGTTCTGGAAAAACTGCTGGAACAGGGATGCCAGGTGGTGGCGGTGGCGCGGCGGCGCGCGAATATTCCCGTAACCGAGGCCGTCAGTTTTATCCAGGCGGATTTGCAGAATCTCACCCGAATGGAAGACTGGTCCCCCATGCTGCGCGGCGTGGACGCTGTCATTAACTGTGCAGGCATCCTGCGGGAGATGCGCAAAGGCGACTTCGATTTAGTGCACTTCGAAGCGCCGAAAGCCTTGGCGGAAGCCTGCATACAGAACGGTGTGGAGCGATTTGTGCAGATCTCCGCCTTGGGAACGGAGCAGGATGGCGGCTTTATCACCTCCAAGCACAAGTTTGATGAATATCTGTTGCGGGCGCTGCCGACGGCGGTGGTGCTGCGGCCATCCGTGGTGTTGTCAGAGAGAGGTTCATACGGCGGCACCTCTTTGTTGCGGGCCTTGGCGGCTCTACCTGGGGTGCTGTTCGTTCCTGGCGATGGCGACCAGAAGATTCAGCCGATCCTGCTGGAGGATCTGGCGTGTTTGGTCGCACAGGCGGCGACTGGCGCCAGCGATGCGCAGAGTCTGGAGCAAACCAGCGGTGTGGCGTACACCGTCGGGCCGGAAGTCGTTACGCTGAAAGAGTATCTTACTTTGATGAGGCGATGGCTGAAGTTTCCCGACGCGCAGATAGTTTCGGCGCCTCTTTCGTTGGTGGGTGCGGCGGTATGGATTGGACGTCGACTGGGGGCCGGGCCGCTTAACGATACAGTGTGGGGCATGTTGCAGCGAGGCAACTATGCCGAGTCGGGAGCCTATGAACGCTCCTGTGAAAAATTCGACTATGCGCCGCGCTCCGTAAAGGGATATCTACAAACGTCGGCCAGTTTTGTGCAGGATCGTTGGCATGCCAGACTTTACCTGTTGCGGGAGCCAATATGGCTGACGCTGGTCGTCGTGTGGTTGCTGTCAGGCATTGCGGGGTTCGCCGCTCAACCCGAGACATTCTCGCCTATATTGAAGACGATGGGCTTACCCGAATTCCTATGGCTTCCTATGGTCTGGTTCACCAGCGCAGTGGACCTCGCGCTGGGGGCGTTTTTGCTGAGCCGTCGTCATATGGCGTTGGCGGGAAAACTGATGTTGGCGTGCACGCTGGGATATACGCTGGCTCTGGGACTGCTGGCGCCGTCCGTATGGCTGGAGCCTCTGGGCGGTTTGTTGAAGAATTTGCCGCTACTGTGCCTGCTGAGCGTATTTCTGGCGGTGGAAAAGCTGCGTTGA
- a CDS encoding flagellin produces MAITINGPALPSPNDAQIQRSFARISSGSRINSAADDPAGLSIATRISSRINGFSAAIRNAGDGISLSQTAQGSLGQVTENLQRIRQLALQASNGVYNDSDRAALQQEAAQILESTRQLLKQSSFNGVKLFDSSDEHRFQAGAEGGEQIVLEGRNLVQELNNFGLDSLDISSQQGAISAVSVIDDSLQATVDRAAQFGALSNRFEAGIRELETAHLNATEARSRIADTDIAAESANLATQKILTQAQIAIRAQANAQARFVLNLLSG; encoded by the coding sequence ATGGCGATCACGATTAACGGTCCGGCGCTACCTTCGCCGAACGACGCGCAAATTCAGCGGAGCTTCGCCCGCATCAGTTCCGGTTCGCGTATTAACAGCGCGGCTGACGACCCCGCCGGTCTGTCCATCGCCACCCGCATTAGCAGCCGAATCAACGGCTTTTCCGCCGCTATTCGCAACGCCGGCGATGGCATTTCCCTCTCCCAGACAGCTCAGGGTTCATTGGGCCAGGTGACCGAAAATCTACAGCGCATCCGTCAACTCGCCCTTCAAGCCAGCAACGGGGTATACAACGACAGCGACCGCGCCGCCTTGCAGCAGGAAGCCGCGCAGATTCTGGAAAGTACGCGTCAGTTGCTGAAGCAGTCCAGCTTCAACGGCGTCAAACTATTCGATTCGAGTGACGAACACCGCTTCCAGGCTGGCGCGGAAGGCGGTGAACAGATCGTTCTGGAAGGCCGAAATCTGGTGCAGGAGTTGAACAACTTCGGTTTGGACAGCCTGGATATCTCCAGCCAGCAGGGCGCTATCAGCGCAGTGTCCGTCATTGACGACAGCCTGCAAGCGACAGTCGATCGGGCGGCGCAATTCGGCGCCTTGTCGAACCGTTTCGAGGCTGGCATACGCGAACTGGAAACCGCACATCTTAATGCGACAGAGGCGCGCAGTCGCATCGCAGATACGGATATCGCCGCAGAAAGCGCTAATCTGGCGACACAAAAAATACTCACGCAAGCTCAGATCGCCATCCGCGCCCAGGCCAACGCGCAGGCGAGATTTGTCCTTAACCTATTGTCCGGATAA
- a CDS encoding S9 family peptidase, with protein sequence MNMDQEKSGERLALRKVVGAFFITAMISAPALAADLVCAYGDGQTFLKWNEINDPSVRYQVYRGTQPFQVDQASQTVLVGDAELLGDAAFASGLNKRRSGRPFLTPFFPMTKGEGLYVHTIRQDTATAYYAVFPNRGGQRLESVEEVSFGCAVSNERVAKTVPFLQENAGGVQYFTHWGAHYDTAAQKAFSNTPSYPFTFGIEGDLSKPDQPLFVGFHPRRADPAKTPEFEVKPGAFDNPAEDEIVYYPENFNTNLLDACGGDATQPSCERGPVEFVNDFWYGYPDRLGIRNCSAKELPRNSNGQVIIRDYSRQRVLHIISWLKGRLIKVGEELKPVIDPNRVYAGGYSMGGIGALFTAVASPEIFAAVMASAPKFNFAASYSEQSDQWDIGETERCYGDHLWGDIPSSTVFVDTEGVWIYDRLNLSYLVDHARADLPIMYVINGKNDNVVSWDEKPEFYHTMETNKQLGYFFWDQRVKGGKAHTPVGGEWDPMIDFSTIYAYRKNQSYPVFTNVQGADDPGSGSPMDGDAVGVLNGYLTWETHTIVDTPVRFRMTLKLRSLRKCVRFNPERECLQMGRAHAPSDVVTADVSLRGLQSFVAEPKGVYLYKATNPDNPSEIYQSGLAKADPNGLITIEGLQIRDAGVTLFLGKAEEAVARS encoded by the coding sequence ATGAACATGGATCAGGAGAAGTCAGGTGAACGTCTGGCTTTGAGGAAGGTTGTCGGCGCTTTTTTTATCACCGCCATGATATCCGCACCGGCGCTCGCCGCAGACCTTGTCTGCGCTTATGGCGACGGCCAGACTTTTCTCAAATGGAATGAAATCAACGATCCCAGCGTCCGCTATCAGGTATATCGGGGAACGCAGCCGTTTCAGGTGGATCAAGCTTCACAGACCGTATTGGTGGGAGACGCCGAGCTGCTCGGCGATGCCGCATTCGCTTCAGGGTTGAATAAGCGAAGGTCGGGACGACCGTTCCTGACGCCGTTCTTTCCGATGACCAAAGGCGAAGGCCTGTATGTGCACACGATCAGGCAGGATACCGCCACCGCTTACTATGCCGTATTTCCCAATCGCGGCGGTCAGCGTCTGGAGTCCGTAGAGGAGGTCTCTTTCGGTTGCGCGGTCAGCAATGAAAGAGTGGCGAAAACCGTCCCTTTTCTGCAGGAGAACGCAGGCGGCGTGCAATATTTCACTCATTGGGGCGCGCATTATGACACCGCCGCGCAGAAAGCCTTCTCCAACACGCCCAGTTATCCGTTCACTTTTGGCATAGAAGGCGATCTCAGCAAGCCAGACCAACCCTTGTTTGTCGGCTTTCACCCTCGACGTGCGGACCCGGCCAAGACCCCTGAGTTTGAGGTGAAACCTGGCGCTTTTGACAACCCTGCTGAAGACGAGATCGTTTATTATCCGGAGAACTTCAACACCAATCTTCTCGACGCCTGTGGCGGAGACGCAACTCAGCCTTCCTGCGAAAGAGGGCCGGTGGAGTTTGTGAATGACTTTTGGTATGGCTATCCGGATCGTCTGGGCATACGTAATTGCAGCGCCAAAGAGTTGCCCCGCAATAGCAACGGACAAGTGATTATCCGCGATTACAGCCGACAACGGGTGCTGCATATCATCAGCTGGCTGAAGGGACGGCTGATCAAAGTAGGTGAGGAGTTGAAGCCGGTCATTGATCCCAATCGGGTGTATGCCGGAGGTTATTCCATGGGCGGCATCGGCGCATTGTTCACTGCGGTGGCGTCGCCGGAAATCTTCGCGGCGGTTATGGCCAGCGCGCCTAAATTTAACTTCGCCGCATCTTACAGTGAACAGAGCGATCAGTGGGACATAGGCGAAACTGAGCGCTGCTACGGCGATCATTTATGGGGCGATATACCGTCCAGTACGGTGTTTGTAGACACAGAAGGCGTATGGATCTACGACCGCCTGAACCTGAGCTATCTGGTGGATCACGCCCGGGCTGACTTACCGATTATGTATGTCATCAACGGTAAGAACGACAATGTCGTCAGCTGGGATGAAAAACCGGAGTTCTACCATACGATGGAAACCAACAAGCAGTTGGGCTATTTCTTTTGGGACCAGCGCGTTAAGGGCGGTAAAGCCCATACGCCAGTGGGCGGCGAGTGGGACCCCATGATCGATTTCTCCACGATATACGCCTATCGCAAGAATCAAAGTTATCCGGTGTTCACTAATGTACAGGGCGCGGATGATCCTGGCTCCGGTTCGCCAATGGACGGCGACGCAGTGGGCGTTCTCAATGGGTATTTGACGTGGGAGACGCATACGATCGTCGACACGCCAGTGCGTTTTCGCATGACGCTAAAGCTGCGTAGTCTGCGTAAGTGCGTACGTTTCAACCCGGAGAGGGAGTGCCTGCAGATGGGCAGAGCCCATGCGCCCTCAGATGTTGTGACGGCGGATGTCAGCCTGCGTGGTTTGCAGAGCTTTGTCGCGGAACCGAAAGGCGTTTATCTGTATAAAGCCACTAATCCGGACAATCCCTCTGAAATTTATCAGAGCGGGCTGGCGAAAGCGGATCCAAATGGCTTGATTACCATCGAAGGGCTGCAGATTCGCGACGCCGGCGTCACTCTGTTCCTTGGTAAGGCTGAAGAGGCCGTCGCCCGGTCTTAG
- a CDS encoding DUF2269 domain-containing protein, giving the protein MEWYPLVKLIHILSSTLLFGTGLGTAFYMWRADCTGDVRVIAVVARNVVLADWLFTTPAVIIQPLTGFLMLHWLNIPYSTPWIWMSLALFVLVGLCWLPVVWLQIKVARGAETAVREGTSFNYPHRVYMRIWYALGWPAFIAVMGIFYLMVTKQGW; this is encoded by the coding sequence ATGGAGTGGTATCCCCTGGTCAAACTGATTCATATCCTTTCCTCCACCTTGCTGTTTGGTACGGGACTGGGAACGGCGTTTTACATGTGGCGAGCGGATTGTACCGGCGATGTGCGGGTCATCGCCGTAGTGGCTCGAAACGTGGTGCTGGCGGACTGGTTGTTCACCACTCCGGCGGTGATTATCCAGCCGCTCACCGGCTTCTTGATGCTGCATTGGCTTAATATTCCCTACAGCACCCCCTGGATATGGATGAGTCTGGCGTTGTTCGTCCTGGTGGGCCTGTGTTGGCTACCTGTGGTCTGGCTGCAGATAAAGGTCGCCCGTGGAGCGGAAACGGCGGTGCGAGAGGGGACCAGTTTCAATTATCCCCACCGCGTTTACATGCGTATCTGGTATGCGCTGGGTTGGCCGGCGTTTATCGCCGTTATGGGGATTTTCTATCTGATGGTGACCAAACAAGGCTGGTGA
- a CDS encoding YaiI/YqxD family protein, which produces MRIWVDADACPNVIKEILFRAAERVKVPLILVANQPLKTPPSQYIRSLQVAPGFDVADNHIVQNVEQGELVITADIPLAAEVIDKGAHALNPRGEFYSKENIRQRLMMRDFMETMRSSGEHTGGPAAFNHGDRMEFANQLDRFLAKASKS; this is translated from the coding sequence ATGCGTATATGGGTAGACGCCGATGCATGCCCGAACGTCATCAAAGAGATTCTGTTCCGGGCGGCGGAAAGGGTGAAAGTTCCCCTGATCCTGGTGGCCAATCAGCCCCTTAAGACGCCGCCGTCGCAATATATCCGCAGTTTGCAGGTGGCGCCGGGATTTGACGTGGCGGATAACCATATCGTGCAGAATGTCGAGCAGGGTGAACTGGTGATCACCGCCGACATTCCCCTGGCGGCGGAAGTGATAGACAAAGGCGCCCATGCGCTGAACCCCAGGGGCGAGTTTTATAGTAAGGAAAACATTCGCCAGCGTCTGATGATGCGAGACTTCATGGAAACCATGCGCAGCAGCGGCGAGCATACAGGCGGTCCCGCCGCGTTCAATCATGGCGACCGCATGGAGTTCGCCAATCAACTGGATCGCTTTCTGGCGAAAGCGAGTAAGTCCTGA
- a CDS encoding M23 family metallopeptidase, translated as MKKKRALLILLGLSIVWMAAPESPTIPVQGATSKDWNANTFWYEPWGRSGVHKGIDIFADAGTPVVSPTYGVVVFRGELGIGGKVVAVLGPKWRIHYFAHLKDQAVYPGYLVRTGTPVGTVGDTGNAKGKPPHLHYSAVTLLPYPWRADDATQGWKKMFFLDPNEVLDVK; from the coding sequence GTGAAAAAGAAACGTGCGCTGTTAATTCTATTGGGACTGTCCATTGTCTGGATGGCGGCGCCGGAGTCTCCGACCATACCGGTGCAGGGAGCGACCAGCAAAGACTGGAACGCCAATACATTTTGGTATGAACCCTGGGGGAGATCTGGGGTGCACAAAGGAATAGATATCTTCGCCGATGCGGGAACGCCAGTGGTGTCTCCTACTTATGGCGTCGTGGTGTTTCGCGGCGAGCTCGGCATAGGCGGGAAAGTCGTGGCGGTGCTGGGGCCGAAATGGCGCATACACTACTTCGCGCATCTCAAGGATCAGGCGGTATATCCCGGCTATCTGGTGCGAACGGGAACGCCGGTAGGAACTGTGGGAGATACCGGCAACGCAAAAGGCAAGCCGCCGCATTTGCACTACTCGGCCGTGACGCTGCTTCCTTACCCATGGCGAGCGGACGACGCCACCCAAGGCTGGAAGAAAATGTTTTTCCTTGATCCCAATGAAGTCTTGGATGTGAAGTGA
- the trpA gene encoding tryptophan synthase subunit alpha has product MLPEKNSEELLVMSHAVVGYPSLEANLPAIDALVAAGVKMIELQIPFSDPVADGPTLAHACHVALKNGGGVKQALALAAQVSRRHPQVSFLLMSYLNPLYRYGLDRLFTDAAEAGVKGLIIPDLPVEALEPHLPLLDKLNLAPIMMVTPVTPPERLQRISAAARGMVYVVARTGVTGSQTRWDAEFDDYIARLKRYTDLPLAVGFGVRSAEDLRQLRGRVEVAAVCSRYIEWQGKLGSDAAAERMAELCEAAGGTEATA; this is encoded by the coding sequence ATGTTGCCTGAAAAAAATTCAGAAGAGCTGTTAGTCATGTCCCATGCGGTGGTGGGTTATCCCTCGCTTGAGGCCAATCTGCCTGCGATTGACGCATTGGTCGCCGCAGGGGTGAAAATGATCGAGCTGCAAATTCCGTTCAGCGACCCGGTGGCGGACGGCCCGACGCTGGCTCACGCCTGCCATGTCGCACTCAAGAACGGCGGCGGCGTCAAGCAGGCGCTGGCGTTGGCGGCGCAAGTCTCACGACGTCATCCACAGGTGAGCTTTCTATTGATGAGCTACCTCAACCCTCTCTACCGCTATGGACTTGACCGCTTATTCACCGATGCGGCCGAAGCCGGCGTAAAAGGGTTGATTATCCCCGATCTGCCTGTGGAAGCCCTGGAGCCGCACCTGCCGCTGCTAGATAAGCTTAATTTGGCGCCGATCATGATGGTGACGCCCGTGACGCCCCCCGAGCGCCTGCAACGAATCAGCGCCGCCGCCCGAGGCATGGTGTATGTCGTGGCGCGCACCGGCGTCACTGGCTCGCAGACCCGCTGGGACGCCGAGTTCGACGACTATATAGCGCGGCTCAAGCGCTATACAGATCTGCCTCTCGCAGTCGGTTTCGGCGTGCGCAGCGCAGAGGATTTGCGCCAGTTACGAGGACGAGTGGAGGTAGCGGCGGTTTGTTCCCGCTATATAGAATGGCAAGGAAAACTTGGCAGTGACGCCGCTGCGGAGCGCATGGCCGAGCTATGTGAGGCGGCGGGCGGAACTGAGGCGACGGCGTAA
- a CDS encoding TetR/AcrR family transcriptional regulator, whose amino-acid sequence MARASKRDFIVETATGIFLEQGFKGTSIDMVVNACKVSKPTVYNHFPDKSQLIDAVIDDWLRAQKPVMRSCGGELDLWRALTENWWREETIAMYRLVIGEGWRFEAAAQRFWREYDAKWREYVEKCGNKLDLSPDEITLLQARVSHELWTRLSEGGKRS is encoded by the coding sequence ATGGCAAGAGCATCGAAGCGAGATTTTATTGTTGAGACGGCGACAGGGATTTTTCTGGAGCAGGGTTTCAAGGGGACATCGATCGATATGGTGGTCAATGCCTGCAAAGTATCAAAGCCAACGGTATACAACCATTTTCCCGACAAATCCCAGCTCATTGACGCCGTTATCGACGATTGGCTCAGAGCGCAAAAACCCGTTATGCGTTCATGTGGCGGCGAGTTGGACCTATGGCGTGCGTTAACCGAAAACTGGTGGCGTGAGGAAACGATCGCCATGTACCGGTTGGTCATCGGCGAAGGCTGGCGCTTTGAGGCGGCTGCACAGCGATTTTGGCGTGAATATGATGCTAAATGGCGCGAATATGTAGAAAAATGCGGGAATAAGCTAGATCTATCTCCGGACGAAATTACCTTGCTGCAGGCCAGAGTCAGCCATGAGCTGTGGACGCGGCTCAGCGAGGGAGGAAAGCGGTCATGA
- a CDS encoding DeoR/GlpR family transcriptional regulator, whose amino-acid sequence MSADKPLNARQTAILKLIEKNGVATIDELVEAFDVTPQTLRRDLNLLADYNLIQRFHGGATSITSTENLSYQDRQIRNLEEKEAIAREIALHVPDHSSMFINIGTTTETIAKALMNHKGLQVVTNNLHVASMMSQKEDFRVIVTSGEVRARDGGIVGEATMDFVQQFRLDFGIIGISAIDEDGALLDYDYREVRVAQAIIQQSRHVFLAADHSKFGRRAMVRLGSITQANMFFTDQRPSEEIEAMMKNHDVRLHICTP is encoded by the coding sequence ATGTCCGCTGACAAGCCTTTAAATGCGCGGCAAACCGCGATTCTCAAGCTCATCGAAAAAAACGGCGTCGCCACCATAGACGAACTGGTGGAGGCCTTCGACGTCACGCCGCAAACCCTGCGGCGGGATCTTAACCTGCTGGCGGATTACAACCTGATCCAACGCTTCCACGGCGGCGCCACCTCCATTACGTCTACGGAAAACCTGTCCTATCAGGACCGCCAAATCCGCAATCTGGAGGAAAAGGAAGCCATCGCCCGGGAAATTGCGCTGCATGTTCCTGATCACAGCAGTATGTTCATTAATATCGGCACCACCACCGAAACCATCGCCAAGGCCTTGATGAATCACAAGGGATTGCAGGTAGTAACCAACAATCTGCATGTCGCCAGCATGATGAGCCAAAAAGAGGATTTTCGCGTGATCGTCACCTCTGGCGAGGTCCGGGCGCGGGACGGCGGAATTGTGGGTGAAGCCACCATGGACTTCGTACAACAGTTTCGCCTGGACTTCGGCATCATCGGCATCAGCGCCATTGACGAAGACGGCGCCTTGCTGGACTACGACTACCGTGAGGTCCGCGTCGCCCAGGCGATCATCCAACAAAGCCGACATGTGTTTCTGGCGGCGGACCATTCCAAGTTCGGTCGCAGAGCTATGGTGCGCCTTGGCAGCATCACCCAGGCCAATATGTTCTTCACCGACCAGCGTCCCAGTGAAGAAATAGAGGCCATGATGAAGAACCACGACGTACGCCTGCATATCTGCACGCCCTAG
- the glpD gene encoding glycerol-3-phosphate dehydrogenase yields the protein MSEKIYDLLVIGGGINGVGVAVDAQGRGLQTALVEMRDLAWATSSASSKLIHGGLRYLEHYEFRLVKEALNERETVYRKAPHIVKPMRFRLPHRPHLRPAWMIRIGLFLYDMLGKRDILPGSKFIRFNQPGAALKQEITKGFEYSDCWVDDARLVVLNAMQFRSLGGDVFVQTKCVGVSQEKGLWHVQLRNEVTGEEYTLKAKGLVNAAGPWVKTLLTKEMHRSSPRGIRLIKGSHMVVPKLHNEDEAYILQNEDGRIVFVIPYLDEFSIVGTTDVEHKDAPETVAISNEEIDYLCDVVNAHFKKQISPADVVWTYAGVRPLCDDESDSAQAITRDYTVELETEGELPLLSIFGGKLTTYRKLAESALRTLKPFYPQMGAPWTADSVLPGGDLPGTVTNYSQGLQNRYPFLTARTAKRFATTYGSRCELFLKDAQSETDMGQKFGEGFFQKEVDYLLEYEFAMNADDILWRRTKMGLFLNEDQQAALAEYLAGSRPRAAEPYQPMQASA from the coding sequence ATGAGTGAGAAAATTTACGATCTTCTCGTGATCGGCGGAGGCATCAATGGCGTCGGCGTCGCCGTAGACGCCCAGGGCCGCGGATTGCAAACCGCTTTGGTGGAAATGCGCGATCTCGCATGGGCCACCTCTTCCGCCAGCAGCAAATTGATTCATGGTGGCCTACGCTACCTGGAGCATTACGAGTTCCGCTTAGTTAAGGAAGCGCTGAACGAACGCGAAACGGTCTACCGTAAGGCGCCCCATATCGTGAAACCCATGCGGTTCCGCCTGCCTCATCGCCCTCACCTGCGTCCCGCCTGGATGATTCGAATCGGACTTTTCCTGTATGACATGCTGGGCAAACGCGACATTCTTCCAGGCAGCAAATTCATTCGTTTCAATCAACCTGGCGCAGCCTTGAAGCAGGAAATCACCAAAGGCTTTGAGTATTCTGACTGCTGGGTGGACGACGCGCGCCTGGTGGTGTTGAACGCCATGCAATTCCGTTCACTGGGCGGAGATGTTTTCGTGCAGACCAAATGCGTGGGCGTATCCCAGGAAAAAGGCCTGTGGCATGTTCAATTGCGTAATGAAGTCACCGGTGAAGAATACACCCTGAAAGCCAAAGGTCTGGTAAACGCCGCCGGCCCCTGGGTTAAAACACTGCTGACCAAAGAAATGCACCGCAGCAGTCCACGCGGAATTCGTCTGATCAAAGGCAGCCATATGGTGGTTCCAAAGCTGCACAATGAAGATGAAGCCTACATTCTGCAGAACGAAGACGGGCGCATCGTGTTCGTGATTCCTTATCTGGATGAGTTTTCCATTGTCGGCACCACGGATGTGGAGCATAAAGACGCCCCGGAAACTGTCGCCATTTCAAACGAAGAAATTGATTACCTTTGCGACGTAGTGAACGCTCACTTCAAAAAACAGATTTCCCCGGCCGACGTAGTGTGGACCTATGCGGGCGTCCGTCCCCTGTGCGATGACGAGTCCGATTCCGCCCAGGCGATCACTCGCGATTATACAGTCGAGTTGGAAACCGAAGGCGAACTGCCGCTGCTCTCTATTTTCGGCGGCAAGCTGACCACGTATCGTAAACTGGCGGAGTCGGCCCTGAGAACGCTCAAGCCGTTCTACCCACAAATGGGCGCGCCGTGGACTGCAGACAGCGTATTGCCTGGCGGCGACCTCCCCGGCACAGTGACTAACTACAGCCAGGGGCTGCAGAATCGCTATCCGTTCCTCACCGCCCGCACGGCAAAACGCTTCGCCACAACTTATGGCAGCCGCTGTGAATTGTTCCTGAAAGACGCGCAATCAGAAACGGATATGGGCCAGAAGTTCGGGGAAGGCTTTTTCCAAAAAGAGGTGGACTATCTGCTAGAGTATGAGTTTGCGATGAACGCTGACGATATCCTGTGGCGCCGCACCAAGATGGGTCTGTTCCTCAATGAAGATCAACAGGCCGCCCTGGCGGAATACCTCGCGGGCAGCCGCCCCCGAGCCGCTGAACCTTATCAGCCCATGCAAGCGAGCGCATGA